The Lutra lutra chromosome 7, mLutLut1.2, whole genome shotgun sequence genome segment TGCTACCCTCCtacctgcttcatttttcttcaaaggcTTAAGATGACCTGAAATTGTATCATGTATTCGACTATCTGCTCCCCACTGGAACATAATCCATGGGCATAAAAGAACTTTGTCCTGCTTATGGCTTATATTTTCACCTGGAACAGTGCTTGTAATCTAGTAGATACTCCAAACCTATTTGTTGAATGCAtgattcagtgaatgaatgaatgaatgtatgaatgagtTGCAGACTTACTATGAAATACACGCTTAAAAGTAAACCTTAACTATTATCTTagctttcaaatatgtttttgctTATTGTGTACTTGAATAAAATAgtgcttctttaaaaatgagatgtaATCCAGATTTTTAGTGGTCTGATCTTTCCTAATTTATCCCTTAGCCCATCTTGTCCTAGGCTTCCCTAGAGTATTTTAAATTAGTGACTTTTTGCAGTATTATGTGGAAATAGGCTTTCGTTGTTCATTCAAGGTGGAAAATGGTTGATATGAATAATGATTTGATGATAGGTATGCTGTCTTGGTAAGAAAGGGAGTGCTTTGGAGAGCTGGTGTTTTGTTTCCCCTTTTAAAAAGCTTTGAGCAAGCAGAAAACAACAAGAAGTCACCGATGACTTCGACAAGAGTCATCTTCAATTAAATCCCAGCACAGTAACTCAGAATTATCCTCCAAagagacagatgagaaaaaatgGCTTCCtacctgaaaaaatattttttgtaaaaaagcACATTTCTGAAAggatgcaagagagagagagagagagagagagagagagagagatatttctctttctcataaaaaaGAGCAAGAAGGATGATACTATTTTCACAAGAGAAAGCATGCATTAGGCCATAgataagccttttttttcccaaagcaggAGATTTTCAGTTAAAGAAAATTGACAACTTTGCCTCCAGgctgaattttatagttttcaccaGCAACAGCTGTGTTTACTGATGACCCTATATTGTCCTGAACAAATTTAAGATTAAGTAAAGGACTAGTGTTCTCAGACAATCACCAAGAAAACAGATATTTTCTTACTGTTTGTGGAGCTCCAGGCTTCATGTCCCTACCTTTGAAGAATTACCTCAGAAGTTGTTGCTTTTAAAGACAGAAGTTGATATATCTGGTAAAATAGAATGTTCTTATTGCTAAAGCTGTAGTTTTTTACTTTAACTGTACCTTAGCCTCACCTGGGAACTTAAAAAGGTGGTAGGTATTTTGACAGCGATTGTACTgatgtgtagactgctttgggtagtgtagacattttcacaatgtttgttcttccaatccatgagcatggaatgtttttccattttttttttcttaaagattctacttatttacttgagagagagaaagagtgagaacataagcaggaacaaaggaagaagcagactccctagtgagcagagagcccagctcgagggcttgatccctggaccctggaatcatgacctgagccaaaggcagatacttaaccaactgagccacccaggcacgctgtttttctatttctttgtgtcctcttcaatttctttccaaagtgttctatagttttcagtgtacagatcttttacctgtTTGGTTGGGTTTTGGGAGCTTAAAAAGGAAACACCACCCCAATGCCAGAGTTCTACTCCAGCCCTTGTAAACGGGAAGATGGGCCCATTAATCCTAACTCCTGTTAGTTTTCCGGTTATCTGTCAGGTGATTCTAACCCATAGCTGCATCGAGAAACGTTGCCCTCCAGCCCTTGCCACAGGATGCAACTGAATCCTGTCCTGGATGGGGCATCAGATGGGGTTGCCCACGATCCTGCTCCCTTGCCAAACCGTGAAGAAAGTAAATTTGTCTTGGCTCTCCTCCCATCTGCCCTTgtgtgcccctctccccattcctgAAAACTTTCTCTCCTGAGCTATTGCTCAGGCATTCTTCTGCCCTATGCCCACGGTGAAGCTCCAAGCTCCAAGCTCAGGCTCCAAGGAAACTCTTCCTTGCTAAAAAATAATCCCACAGAGGGTTCACCCTTTTCAGCATAGTATTAGCCctctcaaaaacaacaaaaaaaccctaaacaccAAAAAATCCACCAcatagtagaaaaaaaatgtgaaatgccACATAATGCAGCTGGTGAGTTCGAGGAGAAAttgaggagaggaggaaggtgcTTCCGGCTCCTATCAGGTCCCTTCTGGTTGGCAATAGTTTACTCCAAAGGGCCGTTGGGTGGGGTGACtctggcaagttacttaacttctctgtgcctcggtttccttgtctgtaaaatggggatgatgttAATACTGCCACACAGAGTTGTCGTGAGGACTGCAAACAGAAAGCGTTTGGGGAACACTGGCCAAAATAAGCAGTCAGTGCCCATTAGCGGTTATTACAATCATCACAATTCCCATAATTTCACATTCTTGAATTTATAATTAAGTGAGGGGGAGTTCCACATGGACCGAGCAAATATATTCAAACAGAGAAAGTGCTCCTCGGATAGagtctcaaaaaatattttgagctgTGACATCCTCAATGGCATATGCGTCTAGCTCCAATATCCCGAGGCAATGCTTAATTCATGCTCTCCATTTAGATGTATAAATTCCAAAagcttcagggaaaaaaattccctttttttttttcaactgtatcATCGACCTTGTATGTCTGTGAATCTCGGGAAATGATGGAGATGAGAATGAACAATGTGTAGCTGGGGAGAAACAAGCATCCCTCTAATTACCTTGTTAACCCAACACAGAAATTAAtgaagtcaacaaatatttaatgatagaCTCTGTGCCAGATGTTGTGCTAGGAAGTGGTGGTGCCACAGGGGGAGACGAGGTCCATACCCTGACGGAGCTCGCAGTGCAGGGAGCCAAGAGAAGGGGTATTGTCCAATCTCAAGTCACAGCCCAGAGTGACCAAGACATGCTTAGGCCCCCGCTCTCTTCCAGAGAAATCTTCATGTGTGAGGATATGATGGCTGGGTTGGACTCGTTTCTCCTCTCTGAGATCCTACTTTTTCAAGACTGGCTGGTCAAGCAACTTGTGCATTCCTTTGCAGGAAACACGATTCTCACTGACCAGAGACAAGTTGAAAGTGGGAGCAGAGATGCCCAGGGATGACCTAGGTGCCTTCTGTTGTCACAAGAACATGAGCGTTTGTCCCTTAACCCAGCAGGCTTTTTAGTGACTGGACTGAATGTGCTGAATGTTAAATTTGAGTGGtgtttccctatttttttctttttagatgttTCCTACAGAAGGCTTAAATggatgttttcattttgctttgttttcaagtttcactAAATTCTTAGAAGCTTCTGAATGgcttaaaagtatttttagattATGCTAAGAGTGGAGCCTAATTTTACACCAAAGAAGTTCTTAaagctttctaaaaaaatctgatttttgttAATAGAGTCACTTTGGGACTGAAGATTTTCTAAGattctttatagttttaaagaGTCGTAAGATCTACATCATAATCTAAAAGATCTTTATTTGCTTCTGAAATTTCCTGACCTTCCACACTTGACCTTATTCCAACTCTTTCCTGTAGCCTCTGTTATAACAAGCCACTAACTCCCAAGGAGTGACTTTCGTGAGCTTAGTGTCTACTGTAGTATTACTGTGACTTCTAAaacctcatttttatttgtatcaaATCTACTtttccatctatttattttagaagaccTAATTTGCTTTTTGAAAGTATGATGTGGTGTCTAGTCTCAAAGATGAACTTCAACAGACCATGCTTTCCAGTTCTTACCCTGGGTAGCCCTCTCTTTCATGGATGGTGACCTGGTCTGTGACTTGCTTTAACCAAGAGGATGTGGTGAGAGTGGTGGGGAGCCCATTCCATTTTGAGGGTTTAAGAGGACTGGCaggtctgtttcctcttcttggaaCATTTGCTGTGGGGAGTTCTGGGCTGATATAAAAGTAAATTCACTACTCTGATGGAGAGACCACTCAGAGAAACCACATAAAGGGGCTCTGAGACTACAGGGGGAGGGGGTCAGGTCCAGCTGCTGCCTCATCCCGGTTGAACCTCCAAATGACTCTGGTCTAGCTGCCATCTGACTTTCACTATGGAAAGATCACATGAGAGACCAGAGGAAGAACAACCCAGCTGAACCCCACAAGCCACAGAATAGAGGGACAATCAAAGGCCCTAAGTTTTGAGGCAGTTATGCAGCATAGTTAATAATATAGGACAAATCTGTTAACTGTAAGactccaaaagaaaagacagtgaaTTGGGTTCCTCCAAATAATTCATACAACTAACCTGAAGAACTTTTACAGGGATGCAAGCTTTCAGTGCACTCAGTTTCTAGGCTGGtgaatagcatttttattttcaatcaaAAAACTCATCAAAAAGTGGGATTCTTTCTGTCCTGGTCCTCACCAGTGCTTGTGGTTTCTTCTCGCTTTTTCTCAACTCCTCTGAGTCAGAACTAGAACTGTCCCAGAGAAGCTGGCCCCATGCCTCTTGTTCACTGAGCCACGTTTCCATTTTGCCAATTTTCTGGGGACAACAGTCATTCCTTGCTTGGTGTTCTCCCAAATCTTCATTCTGGGAATTTcctacaaaaaatttaaattttaaatattttttttctcttaacagtaaatatcacacacacacacacacacacacacacacacacacacacaaactcaaatatataaatgaattcaactttatatatatatatatagctccgtagcattaaaattttttccttgttattttaaatttttaaaaatcttctgaaaGTCACAAGAACAACACTATACGTACCTATATATCCCAACTCACTGACAACGTTTTGTCACACTATTGCCttcattttatacacacatgcacacacgcatggTTTTCAGCTGAGCTATTTGAGAATTAGTTGCTGTTACACTCCCCCCAATACATCACCACAAATCTAAGCGCTTTTCCTGCTTAACTACAATACAACTATTACACTTCAAAATTTAACGTTGATATATTACTGTTTTCTAATATATGGTCCACATTCTAATATTCATGATTGTCCCAGTGATGCTCTTTGTAGCTGCTTTTTATTTGcctatttgtgttttatttttttgatccaGGATCCAATCTAGGATTACAAATTGCATAATCTTccctatctcttttcttttttctcttctttctctccctcctccccactcttccttctctctctctccctcattctcacTCTTgatccctcccttcttcctccaaccccctccattcactgtcttcttctttttccctaacactgatatttttaaagaatccagactggacacctgggtggcttagtcagttaagtggtgacttcggctcagggcatgatctcaggggcctgggatcgagtcccatatcaggttccctacttaatgggtagcctgcttccccctttccctctgcctgctactccccctgcttgtattctttctttctctgtgtgtcaaataaataaaatcttaataataataataatccagatCAATTGTTTTATAGAATGGCCCTAAATCTGGGTTTGTCTGTTTGTGATTAAGGTTAAGCATTTTTGGCAAGAGTATTGCACAGGTGGTGTTACCTAGTGCTATTTATTGAACAACTACTATGTGCTAGGTGCACGATACACACTCTTCCTGAACTTTACATCTGCTCTCACATATTAGAATTGCCTGTGAAggtttttagaaatgcaaatgcttGGGCTACACCCCAGACTTATAGAACCAGGAAGTTCAAAGgatcatgcattttattttactttccagaAGAGATTTAATCGTTTATTTTTTGGCATAGGATCTTATGTCTGTAGCTTTTTATTCAAGCTGCACCCAGTGCCCTTTTAAAATGCACTTCAGGGAgcacatgtgtggctcagtcagttacatgtccaactcttgatttcatgtcaggtcatgctctcggggtcatgggatcaagccccaggtctggttccatgctcagcaaggagtctgcttgagattctctctttctcttcctctctctctacctctccttgcctggctcatgttctctctttctcccccacaaataaataaataaatcttaaaaaaaataataaaatgcactTCAGAACAACAGGTGCTTTACTCAAGCAAGCCTggactttaacaaaacaaaagcaatggcCACTTCTGAGCTAGGAAAATCATCCTGGGTCAAAACCCAGAATGTTCCCCCCATCCGGTTGAACCAGCCATAATATTTGGATGTCATCTTAAGGATAATTGTTTATTGAATCTTatggcatattttatttaagcCCTTGATAGCTGACATTGCATACTGTtacaggagaaaatcaaacaTCTCAATGTGAGCATTTCTGCCTTGTGATTTATTCgtttcctttctgcctctgaGGGACtaccctcttccccttcttgaatgttattataattattgttattgtCCATGCACATAGTAGTGACCAAAAACCATAATTGATTCATGTCTGCAACCCCAATCTCTCTCCTGAGCTacaatacacttttttttttttttttttttttttttttttttttgtgtacaGCTGGACGTTTCCATTTTTACCTCCTGGCAACATGAGAGactcaccttttctttctctttcaaaccCATGTTTTCTCCCAGTTACTCTAATTCAGCAAATTGCTCCAGCTTTGCCCCCTTGTCTGCCTAGTTCTTCAAGAGTAACCCAAGAAGCCTCCTGGTCTTCTTGCTCTCTCCACACACCCACATCCAGTCCATCACTGAGCTCTGCAAATCCTATCTCTTAAATATCTCACATCTGGCTCCTCTTCTGTCACCCTCTCTCCTGGTCCAAGCACCATCTCTCACATGCACTTCTGTTATGTCTGTACCACTTGTCTCCCCATGATCCCTTGCATTCTCCTCTCATCCATCTTCCACAGGGTAGACAGAGTGATGCTTAAAAATGTAAGCCTGATTGTGTGGTTCCCCTAACCTTTCAacggtttcccattgatcttaaACTCAAGTTCAAAGTTCTTATTTGACACAACTTGCAAGACCCTGTGTGCCTCCGGAGCCATCTCTGATCACTACTTGAATTTCTCTTTCCCACCCAGTGTCTAGAATCTGCCAGGTTCCTTCCCACTCAAGAGCTTTTGCATGTACTGTGACCATTAATAGTTCCGAATGTTCTAGCACCTTGATCCTCACACTTACATGGATCCCTATCCCCTTTGTCCAGCTACTTCCTGTGTCAGCCTAAATATCACTGCCTCATGGAAACCTTCCGACTCTCTCAGATGGTGAGCTCTCCCAGCTATACTGTCATCAAACTTCTCCTTGTTCATTGTATGTACCATTGCAAAGCCAAGAACCACATTTATGAATACATGCGTGAACCAGTGAGCCATCAGAGAATTTGAGAAGGCGAAAAGTATTGGTAACTGGGACTGGGAAAGACCAGGTGGTGTAATCATCTCTGCTTTGCAAACCAGCCAAGAACTACTAGAAGCATCATTCAGACTGGAAACAGCAATTTTCTGCTGACTAGAGGCAGGAGCTTtgaaacagaaagagaatatTTGTTGATGGTGAGACCTAATGCAATATTAATAATAGCTTAAGTCCCACACCACTCTTGATGTTATGATAATGCAGGCCTAAAGTTAGTGCGTGAGACCAAGTTCACATGTTCAATTTTATTCTTGAGTATCTCTTAAGtcattcataaaatattatatacatagttCTGTATACATAGCATTAAAGTGTAAGAACTTCTCAGCTAGATGTCTTTTTActtgttgcatttttataaaatcctGCTTGATTCTCTGGGGTTGCTAgacttcaggaaaaacaaaaagaaaaatacgtTTAAAAACCTAAATGGGTTTTGGGTGAGCAAAGGAGAATGTGTCCAATTTCAAAATGAAtctgggaagggagaaaagcaaCAGAGGCCAGTGGGGGGGAAATAGGGAGTGATTTTAGGTAGTATAAGGATTctctaaagcattaaaaaatgtttgatgGTTATGTATGTTTTAATACATAAATGTTTTAGCAAAATGTATCACCATTGCATCAAACTCAAGATTTCACAGTTATTTCATAGACAAggttaaatttaaaacacatacacacggggcgcctaggtggctcagtgggttaagcctctgccttcagcttgggtcatgatctcagggtcctgggatcgagcccctcattgggctctctgctcagcggggagcctgctcccccctctctctctgcctgcctctctttatacttgtgatctctctgtcaaataaataaaatctttaaacatacacacacacacacacacacacacacacacacacacacacacacacactcaaacccTCAGgatactttaaagaaaatactaagtAGTTAATGGTGCTGGTCGCCTGATAAGACCAGAATTGTGAAGGTGACAATGTTTTGAAGGGGCCGCCTTCCCTTCAGTTATTTTCACtcaaagttattttctttaaagttattttcacTCTAAGACCTCAGTTCCATCCTTCTTCTATTGTCTGTTTTTCCATGCATGGGTTTGGTGCTTTACATTTAAATGTGCTTTTATACATATTGGATTAATTTTTCCATAAACCCTACATGGTAGACAAGGCTTtactctattttacagatgggaagcctgaagctcagagaggttaagaggtTAAGTAACTAGAGTTTAGTTAAAATCTCTGTCTCTATACAGAAATAAAGCTGTCTAGACAAATATATAGCTAATGTTTATGGAGAggctactgtgtgccaggcactgttctagaaacAAAAAGAGGCCCCTGCTCCCATGGAGTTtacatttagaaatgtgtttcttGGGGCTCAAAGGAAGAGCTTTGATTTCAAGTTCACTGCTTTTTCTATCCACTACCCTGGATTAGATCATGGcttctggaaaaggcaggagTCACATAGATGTGTTAAATCTCATGAAATAGTCCACCCGAAGAACAATGTTTGCTTTGTGTAAGTTAGGAACAAGTGAGCCATCCTCTAAGTTATAACTAATTTATTGCACAAgttatatgtaattattatagAATTATACAAGTCATGTGTAATTCATTATATAAATAgatacaaaatgtatttaaagtgtGTAAATGTAAGatatatgtaaaatttcattttaaacagGCAGCATTAAACAAAGACCGACCTTTATCTCATAAGAGACCTGTAACTCTCATCCCACCTTCCCAAAGAGGGAACAAGAATGGGCAAATACAGCATTCCATAAGGGGACGTGGGTACAGCAGAATCTGTACTCCAGTTGGAGTAGCAGAAAGCTCCTGTAAATCTATGATCTTGACTTTGTTCCACTTTCAGGAGAAAGCAAAACGAACtaaaaggaatgaaaggaaagatGCTACCTGGGAGTAAGCACAAGGAGTCATTGATCGAGCACATGCCTATCATGGTGGTGAAATCTAGGCTGGGCGGAAGGACTGCCTGCTCTTGGCAGATAAGGTTAGGAGTCACTCCCCTCTACTGGCAGACTTTGTCGAGGCTATCCTGGACAGAGTTCCAAGTCCCTGGATTCCTGATGAGGGTATAGAAGGGGGTGGGGACGGTGGAGCAggcctttggagtcagaaagaccGGACcttgaattctggctctgttaCATGACAGCCAGGAGTAACTCCTTCTGTTTCTGCTGTGTGAGGATTTAAGAACAACAATGTATGTTGTCTCATGGCAAGCAGTAGACAGACCTCaaccagaggggtgcctgggcagctcagctggttaagcatccagctcttggtttcagctcaggtcacgatctcagggttgtgagatcaagccccacgtctggctccacactcagcactgagcctgcttgagattctccctctccctcctccctcctcccactcacgtgctctctcccactaaaataaataagtaaatacatctttaaacCTTAACTAGAACAAAATGAAGCGGCTTTAAAAAGCCTCAGACATGCAGAGAAACTCTCTTTTCCTCGTGCCACCACCCTTCCCGGGCCCCTCCAGATCTGGGGCACCTTCCAAAGATTTTTACCAATGTTGGTTTTTCTTGGCTTGCCTTCAAGCAATGACTCTGGGTATCTAACTTCAGCTGAGACACGTTTTGGGGGTTGTTTCGACAATATGTTCTAAATTGTAAAACCTGCTTATCTATGTGCCCACATAGCATATTTCATTCTGGCTCTGGGCAGTATATAGGTTCAATAGATTCCCCAAGTAGATTTACATTTATTCGGcctttttgtatttaattaagCCTCCTGTTCCTCGGAGCAGGAGCGGTGTGTCTTTCAGCTGGCAGCGTGGCCTCTTAGAAGCTCTGTACCTCCAGAGACACGTTGGGATTTCTGTGGATCTCTCCGTGGTCAGTCCTATTGACAAGGGATGTGGCTCACAGCACTGCCCACCACATGCATGACCAATATTATGTATTCATAGGGTGGGTTTGCCCTGGGGGAAGACAGATAGGGCAAACGTAATGGGGCTTTAACTGGTGGGAGCACACAGCACAGAGGCTGTGAACAGGGCATCTGTCAGAAGTCCCTGAGCAGTCTGGCCTGGTTGGAGGTGACGTCAGGCACAGGAATGGCTGCAGAGACAGCCACAAAGGTGGGCCAAGAGTGGATCCTGAAGGCTCAGAGTACCAGGGTGAAGagctgatttttaacatttttatttacttcttattttttagagcagggaggggtaaagggagagagagagagagagaaaagctaaaGCAACCTCTAACCCCGAGTGGAGCCCTCCGCGGGGCTCCACCTTacgaccgtgagatcatgacccgcgTGGAAAtccagagtctgatgcttaaccgactgcaccaccctgGGGCCCCCAGGGTGAGGAGTTTAGACTGTCCTCAGGCTGATGGAGGCTCgctgaggatttttatttttttaggattttatttatttgagagagagggagagagagagagcatgagccaggggaagggtagagggagaaacaggctccctgctcagcacgtggggctccattccaagaccctgggatcgtgacctgagcagaaggcagacacttaactgaccgagccacccaggtgcccctcactgaggattttttttaagcaagagaaTGATATGGTCACATTGGCATTTTATAAGATTACTTGGCTCTTAGCACTGTGCTTCTGAAACGACTGTGTATGAGAGTCACCGGGCATCTTAATAAAATGTGTATCCTGATTCAGAAGGTCCAGAGTACggcctgaaattctgcatttctaataaattccCTGATGACGCAGATGCTGCTGGTCTGCGGCCAATACTTTCACGACCAAGTAGAGCCGTGGTTCTTAAACTTAAGGGGTATCAGAAGCACCTAAGGGGGTGTTAAACCTGGATGGCTGGCCTCTGTCCCTACATTTTCTGATTCCGTCACTCTGGCTGGTACCCATCCACTCTGCGGGTGATGCTGGTGCTGGTGGCCTGGGCTTGTACTGAGTGCCATCAGGACAGAGGGTtggtggaggaaagggaagattTGAGGCAGGAACACAGGAGTTGGGAGGCGGGAGCAATAGCCCTGGTGTGACGCGATACCCTGTGGGTGGCATTGGGAATGCGGGAAAGCTAAGAAAGAGTTCAGTTCCCTGTGACATCCACAGGACTTTGGGACCATCCAGCtgcaaggagggagaggaggagggctggAAAGGTCCTAGGTCTCTGGCCTGAGTGGCCCTGAAAGTAGAGGGCTCACCCACTGAGTAGGAGCAAGTGGGTGGGCTTCAGTTTTCAATGCTCTGAATGAGCCTCTGAGGGCTGCAGGGgaaaagtggggtgggggagggtgtctGCAGGTAGCAGACTGGCTGATACCAGTTCGCTATTTAATAGAAGTCCCCCTGCTTCATTCGCTTTAATCACAAGCTGAGACGCTCTTTTGCCTCTTCTCTTCCTAGGGACGGAGCCAGGATGGCCACAATGCATGCGAAGCCCCAGAAACCACTAAAAAGAGACCTCTTCTAACAGTGTTTGAGCGTCTGTCTTTTCCTTCCAGCCGCCCCAAATTGCATGACACGGCGTGATCCCTACTTTCCAGGAAGTACAATATCAGCAGAAACCCAAGGCTACTTGCTGTCCATCCaccacctctccccctccccacactcctgACAGAAGTTTATTTgatgaaactttaaaaacacttgaaatattttattttgctaaaataattTACATGACTGACCTGGACTTCTTCTGTTTAAGGTTTCATTCGGCAACAAGGTTGGAAGGTCCCTGTCATCATTTCTTGGGACGCTTTGAAGGATTTTCTTGGCTTTATGGTCCCTCGGTTTTTGCTTATTACTTCTTGCCTCCCTGCGAAgacttttcttctgaaaatgaTCAGCTGTCATGGATTAGTGTTCTCCCCCTGAGCTCCTGTCACCAGAATAGGTCACCAGACCAGCCACTTTGCAAGTCGTGTGCTTATGTGTACTCTGGTCCCCTAACCAgaacatagttttctttttcctattagaGGGTATAGAAATTTCTCTATGCACAGTCTAGTTAGGAGAGAGTCTCAAAAAGGCATGGCTTGATTTAAGAGGAGGACCGTTGTAAAACATTTGTTGGTAGGCCACTGACTCTGGGATTGTAGAAGACAGTGATTTTAGGCTTAAATACGAGAGTGAGGAGTTTGGAATATGACAATTCCAGGAGACATTACTGTAAAGGGGTCTGTTATAAGAGCTGGTTCTTGTAGGATAACCCCACGGTGTGGATTATGGAGGATGCCTAGGTATCAAGATAAAGACCGACTCACCCCCTTCTATTTTCCTGAACCAAGACAAGCGATCTAACCTCATTTTTCTGCTGGAACCAGAATGTCATGAGAGCAGTTTgtggtgggttgggggtgggggggggttggcaggtggggaggaaggaaagaaagaaaaaacagagagacTTGGGACAAAGATTCATCCTTGAgactcaaaacaaagaaaaggttCAAAAGGCTCGGTGGCAGAAGGGATCTTTCCGATGCTTCCCGAGGCTTTGGTGCCAATGACCAAATTTAAAATGCTAAGTAAAGCCTGGGGATGCTAAGCCATTCGAATGCGAGGGCAGTGATTATGTGGAGTAAATGTGGTAAATATGCcagccttcttctctcttctcatactTACCTCTTGTCTGTTACGGTTCATTTCCAGCATTCGCATCTTATGTAAATATTGCCTCTTCCTGGGAGTGTACCCTGGAGTTTGCATCTTCTTTTCCAGTTCCTGCTGGGAAAGATGACACACTCGTTAGAATGGGGTAATTTATTACTGACTCTGCGATCCACAACTTgtgattattctttctttatcttctccttttttttttttttggaccaaaGTGAGATCTTAATCAGCCATCAGTTATAATCCGTAGAGATCTCTTGTCAAAGAGATGTCAAAGGTGGATCATTGTAGTTCCCCACCAAGTCCTTTGTGTCGCTATCAGTGAATGGAGATTCGCTGTGTGTATAATGCAGTTTTTAAGGTTCGTGTAGGGTTTTGCAAACCTTAAGTGGAACTATGTTTCTGCATCTCATTTTGATGAGCTATCACTTACCCTGTCAATAGATGCTCATTACTGTCTCCCCAGAAATG includes the following:
- the CCDC198 gene encoding uncharacterized protein CCDC198 isoform X3 gives rise to the protein MGLSHSKAHRRVTKVAPLRDKEGEAPSASPMDLALNQNLEEKSSYLFARLQDPKKALEGQLPPLRETWCGRYSAVPRAMYFDIPLEHGETSIIKRHPPRRLQELEKKMQTPGYTPRKRQYLHKMRMLEMNRNRQEKKSLRREARSNKQKPRDHKAKKILQSVPRNDDRDLPTLLPNETLNRRSPGNSQNEDLGEHQARNDCCPQKIGKMETWLSEQEAWGQLLWDSSSSDSEELRKSEKKPQALVRTRTERIPLFDEFFD
- the CCDC198 gene encoding uncharacterized protein CCDC198 isoform X2 translates to MGLSHSKAHRRVTKVAPLRDKEGEAPSASPMDLALNQNLEEKSSYLFARLQDPKKALEGQLPPLRETWCGRYSAVPRAMYFDIPLEHGETSIIKRHPPRRLQRLEPIDLPQVITSETLPSQHEARTTHKAKELEKKMQTPGYTPRKRQYLHKMRMLEMNRNRQEKKSLRREARSNKQKPRDHKAKKILQSVPRNDDRDLPTLLPNETLNRRSPGNSQNEDLGEHQARNDCCPQKIGKMETWLSEQEAWGQLLWDSSSSDSEELRKSEKKPQALVRTRTERIPLFDEFFD
- the CCDC198 gene encoding uncharacterized protein CCDC198 isoform X1 — translated: MGLSHSKAHRRVTKVAPLRDKEGEAPSASPMDLALNQNLEEKSSYLFARLQDPKKALEGQLPPLRETWCGRYSAVPRAMYFDIPLEHGETSIIKRHPPRRLQRLEPIDLPQVITSETLPSQHEARTTHKAKQELEKKMQTPGYTPRKRQYLHKMRMLEMNRNRQEKKSLRREARSNKQKPRDHKAKKILQSVPRNDDRDLPTLLPNETLNRRSPGNSQNEDLGEHQARNDCCPQKIGKMETWLSEQEAWGQLLWDSSSSDSEELRKSEKKPQALVRTRTERIPLFDEFFD
- the CCDC198 gene encoding uncharacterized protein CCDC198 isoform X4, giving the protein MNLKGFIKNFLDFMRLEPIDLPQVITSETLPSQHEARTTHKAKELEKKMQTPGYTPRKRQYLHKMRMLEMNRNRQEKKSLRREARSNKQKPRDHKAKKILQSVPRNDDRDLPTLLPNETLNRRSPGNSQNEDLGEHQARNDCCPQKIGKMETWLSEQEAWGQLLWDSSSSDSEELRKSEKKPQALVRTRTERIPLFDEFFD